In one window of Arachis ipaensis cultivar K30076 chromosome B06, Araip1.1, whole genome shotgun sequence DNA:
- the LOC107646876 gene encoding uncharacterized protein LOC107646876, translating to MKNQGDTIKRLESQVGYLSQQIPKSTDSFPSDTEKNPRGETKNVRWEECKAITLRDEEILEEKVSKPSEHTQGIPKEKLEEKEQGIDSAQMKEPIEKEILSPYVPKVPFPQGGEKEKSYSRFLDMFASLHINIPFIEALQQMASYIKCMKELLTKKNPLKDGQTVVMNRECSALIQKDLPTKKKDPKSFHIPCAIGDTMIDREFCDLGASINLMPLYLMKKL from the coding sequence ATGAAGAACCAGGGAGATACCATCAAGAGGCTTGAATCTCAAGTAGGGTACCTTTCTCAACAAATCCCCAAATCCACTGACAGTTtcccaagtgacactgagaaGAATCCAAGAGGAGAGACCAAGAAtgtgagatgggaagaatgcaaagCAATCACTCTAAGAGATGAAGAGATTTTGGAGGAAAAAGTTAGCAAGCCATCAGAGCACACTCAGGGAATTCCAAAGGAGAAACTGGAAGagaaagaacaaggaattgaCTCTGCACAAATGAAGGAACCAATAGAGAAGGAAATCTTGAGCCCTTATGTACCAAAAGTACCATTCCCTCAGGGTGGTGAGAAAGAGAAGTCATACTCGAGGTTCTTAGATATGTTTGCATCTCTTCATATCAACATTCCCTTCATTGAAGCTCTCCAACAGATGGCTTCATATATCAAGTGCATGAAGGAGTTGCTAACCAAGAAAAATCCATTGAAAGATGGACAAACAGTAGTGATGAATAGGGAATGCAGTGCTCTCATCCAGAAAGACCTGCCTACAAAGAAGAAGGATCCAAAGAgctttcacatcccttgtgctatAGGGGATACAATGATTGACAGAGAGTTttgtgatttgggagcaagcatcaatctaatgcctCTGTATCTCATGAAGAAGCTGTAA